A portion of the Carya illinoinensis cultivar Pawnee chromosome 11, C.illinoinensisPawnee_v1, whole genome shotgun sequence genome contains these proteins:
- the LOC122282821 gene encoding homeobox-leucine zipper protein HDG5: MYGDCQVMPTMAGNVVSSESLFSSPPIQNPSFNFIPGMPFQTFPPMIAKEENGLLSGKDDQMESGSGSEQVEEKSGNEHESEQLPKKIKRYHRHTARQIQEMEALFKECPHPDDKQRMKLSQELGLKPRQVKFWFQNRRTQMKAQQDRTDNAILKVENETLRQENFRLQRALSNVVCPNCGGPCMIGGEMGLDEQQIRLENSRLREELERVCCLASQYAGRPIEAMQAAATFMPPPSLDLDMNMYSRHFQDLMGSCTDMIPVPMLMPPETAYHFPEAGLLLEEEKPIALELAVSSMDELVKMCRGTEPLWIRNNENGREVLNLEEHARMFPWPLNLKHHSNELRTEASRDSAVVIMNSITLVDAFLDANNWMELFPSIVSRAKTVQVLSSGDPGHASGSLQLMYAELQVLSPLVPTREGHFLRYCQQNAEEAGTWAIVDFPIDSFHDNLQPSFPRYKRRPSGCLIQDMPNGYSRVTWIEHAEVEEKPVHQFFSDFVYSGMAFGAQRWLAVLQRQCERVASLMAGNVSDLGVIPSPEARKNLMKLAQRMVRTFCVNISTSSGLIWTALSDSPDDTVRIATRKITEPGQPNGLILCAVSSTWLPYPHNHVFDLLRDERRRSQLDVLSNGNSLHEVAHIANGSHPGNCVSLLRINVASNSSQHVELMLQESCTDDSGSLVVYTTIDVDSIQLAMSGEDPCCIPLLPIGFVIVPVGSSGELTTNTSGDGSPNIPSSEEGNSPISSGCLLTVVVQDVVSTIPSAKLNLSSVTSVNNHLCNAVHQITAALGSTTSKTSCPDNASALGSCTEPTSAPPKHL; encoded by the exons ATGTATGGGGATTGCCAAGTAATGCCAACCATGGCAGGTAATGTAGTTTCCTCAGAATCACTCTTCTCGTCTCCGCCGATCCAAAACCCTAGCTTCAACTTCATACCTGGCATGCCTTTCCAGACTTTCCCTCCCATGATTGCT AAAGAAGAAAACGGGCTTCTGAGCGGAAAGGATGATCAGATGGAGAGTGGGTCTGGGAGTGAACAAGTTGAAGAAAAGTCAGGGAACGAGCACGAGAGTGAACAGCTTCCCAAGAAGATCAAACGCTACCACAGGCACACCGCTCGCCAGATCCAAGAAATGGAAGC TTTGTTTAAGGAATGTCCACACCCAGATGACAAGCAGAGGATGAAACTCAGCCAAGAACTTGGCCTCAAACCTCGCCAAGTCAAGTTCTGGTTCCAAAACCGGCGAACTCAGATGAAG GCACAGCAAGACAGGACGGATAATGCGATCCTTAAAGTGGAGAATGAGACTCTAAGGCAGGAGAATTTCCGGCTACAAAGGGCGCTAAGTAATGTTGTGTGCCCTAACTGTGGAGGTCCATGTATGATAGGTGGGGAGATGGGCTTGGACGAACAGCAAATTCGCCTTGAAAACTCCCGGCTCAGAGAagag CTAGAACGTGTTTGTTGTCTCGCTTCACAATATGCTGGCCGGCCAATAGAAGCAATGCAAGCAGCTGCTACATTTATGCCGCCCCCTTCATTGGATTTAGATATGAATATGTATTCGAGGCATTTCCAAGACCTTATGGGTTCATGCACAGACATGATTCCTGTGCCCATGTTAATGCCTCCGGAAACAGCTTATCACTTCCCTGAAGCCGGTCTATTATTGGAAGAGGAAAAGCCAATTGCATTGGAGCTTGCCGTTTCATCCATGGATGAACTTGTGAAGATGTGCCGAGGAACTGAACCCCTTTGGATCCGTAACAACGAAAATGGAAGAGAAGTGCTTAATCTTGAGGAGCATGCAAGGATGTTTCCATGGCCCTTGAACCTGAAGCACCACTCGAATGAGCTCAGGACAGAAGCCAGCCGTGATAGTGCCGTTGTTATAATGAATAGCATCACCTTGGTCGATGCCTTCCTTGATGCT AATAATTGGATGGAATTGTTTCCTTCAATTGTTTCAAGAGCAAAAACTGTTCAAGTTCTATCATCAGGAGATCCTGGTCATGCAAGTGGCTCTCTTCAACTG ATGTATGCGGAATTGCAAGTTCTCTCTCCTTTGGTACCCACTCGCGAGGGTCATTTCCTTCGTTATTGCCAACAGAATGCCGAGGAAGCTGGGACATGGGCAATTGTTGATTTTCCAATTGATAGCTTTCATGATAACCTTCAGCCTTCTTTTCCCAGATACAAGAGAAGGCCCTCTGGTTGCCTAATTCAAGATATGCCAAATGGCTACTCAAGG GTtacatggatagaacatgcagaGGTAGAGGAGAAACCGGTACATCAATTTTTTAGCGACTTCGTCTATAGTGGGATGGCGTTTGGAGCACAGCGATGGTTAGCTGTCTTGCAGAGACAATGTGAAAGAGTAGCAAGCCTGATGGCGGGAAATGTCTCCGACCTTGGAG TGATACCTTCTCCGGAAGCACGAAAGAACTTGATGAAGCTGGCTCAAAGAATGGTAAGAACATTCTGCGTCAACATCAGCACTTCTAGTGGGTTGATTTGGACGGCTCTATCAGATTCCCCTGATGACACTGTTAGAATTGCTACGAGGAAAATCACAGAGCCTGGACAGCCAAACGGGCTAATACTCTGTGCTGTATCCTCTACATGGCTGCCGTACCCTCATAATCATGTCTTTGATCTCCTGAGAGATGAACGCCGTAGATCTCAG CTGGATGTTCTCTCCAATGGGAATTCCTTGCATGAGGTGGCTCATATAGCAAACGGCTCTCATCCAGGAAATTGCGTCTCTCTTCTTCGCATCAAC GTGGCCAGCAACTCATCCCAGCATGTAGAGCTAATGCTCCAAGAGAGTTGCACCGACGATTCCGGGAGCCTCGTTGTGTACACCACCATCGACGTTGACTCCATTCAGCTCGCTATGAGCGGCGAGGACCCCTGCTGCATTCCCCTCCTACCCATAGGGTTTGTCATCGTTCCAGTTGGATCCAGTGGCGAATTAACAACTAATACTTCTGGCGATGGCAGCCCAAATATCCCATCATCCGAAGAGGGAAATTCGCCTATTTCCTCAGGCTGTCTCCTCACAGTTGTAGTCCAAGATGTTGTAAGCACAATTCCATCGGCAAAGCTCAACCTCTCAAGCGTTACTTCCGTCAACAACCACTTGTGTAACGCGGTGCACCAGATTACTGCTGCTCTCGGTAGCACCACCAGCAAAACCAGCTGCCCTGATAATGCTAGTGCTCTAGGCTCTTGCACTGAACCCACTAGTGCACCACCCAAGCATTTATAG